Proteins from a single region of Hermetia illucens chromosome 3, iHerIll2.2.curated.20191125, whole genome shotgun sequence:
- the LOC119650955 gene encoding uncharacterized protein LOC119650955, whose amino-acid sequence MNCRALLCISILVLCTTTSAAPSSGSEWLKAANKTEFDRYRATLLSPAVMPFLSTCYDPKCCEENTNRVCSLYFETISWAKDANFDVNVTKDLVAKIPTPNVEEFCTSLLAMRDNITSGLGHKFSALVTNMDQTACIIICGSVETKKARESCGTWSWLLGAVANFQAAQAKVIQVKQVGVSQPKSENAAVESQSGNVEAEAPLVPVLPSKGKVHIVQVPQDPLLDKEKASPKKSDPETNPIQEAEPAPKEEVVPPKSSNTTVGGTPKSEEPSVVSTKPKPTAASTPEAENEMKPPVEVPSTSNKTTTESTSIAASQDMDKKGLPQDIYDDAAEQGDESSEPDNSLLKLESSDIGLTQKEVPQMQPDSREQDIVIEDQFKEEPSSNFFYYFLFGMFACILAYVVYNNKSKILALILEGRRSQNGRGGRRKHTAAYRKLDSNLEEAIMSAPSGRTSQIIY is encoded by the coding sequence ATGAATTGCCGGGCGCTGCTGTGCATTTCAATTCTCGTCTTGTGCACGACAACCAGCGCGGCGCCATCGAGTGGTTCGGAATGGCTGAAAGCGGCCAACAAAACTGAATTCGACCGATACAGGGCGACCTTGCTCAGCCCCGCGGTAATGCCGTTCCTGTCCACTTGCTACGATCCAAAGTGCTGCGAGGAGAACACCAATCGTGTCTGCAGTCTCTACTTTGAGACCATTAGCTGGGCGAAGGATGCGAATTTCGATGTGAACGTGACGAAGGATTTGGTGGCCAAGATCCCAACACCGAATGTGGAGGAATTTTGTACATCGCTGCTGGCGATGCGGGACAATATTACGAGCGGCCTTGGCCACAAATTCTCTGCTTTGGTGACGAACATGGATCAGACCGCTTGCATCATAATTTGTGGATCGGTGGAGACGAAAAAGGCGCGCGAATCCTGCGGAACGTGGTCGTGGCTACTTGGGGCCGTGGCAAATTTCCAGGCGGCCCAGGCAAAAGTGATCCAAGTCAAGCAAGTCGGGGTCAGCCAGCCTAAGAGCGAGAACGCTGCTGTGGAGAGTCAAAGTGGCAATGTTGAAGCGGAGGCACCACTGGTTCCAGTACTACCTTCTAAGGGAAAGGTTCACATCGTGCAAGTGCCACAGGATCCGTTGCTTGATAAAGAAAAAGCGTCGCCTAAAAAGTCAGATCCGGAGACCAACCCCATCCAGGAGGCGGAGCCAGCTCCCAAGGAAGAGGTGGTACCCCCAAAGTCATCAAACACTACAGTGGGCGGCACCCCTAAGTCGGAGGAACCTTCAGTTGTAAGTACCAAACCGAAACCGACAGCCGCAAGCACACCGGAAGCAGAAAACGAAATGAAACCCCCCGTGGAAGTGCCGTCCACATCGAACAAGACCACGACAGAATCCACCTCGATCGCAGCCAGCCAAGACATGGATAAGAAAGGATTACCCCAGGACATTTACGACGATGCAGCGGAACAGGGAGACGAGTCCAGCgagccagacaacagcctgctCAAATTGGAGAGCTCCGATATTGGCCTCACCCAAAAAGAGGTTCCCCAAATGCAGCCCGACTCCAGGGAACAGGACATCGTAATCGAAGACCAGTTCAAGGAGGAGCCAAGTTCTAACTTTTTCTACTATTTCCTGTTCGGCATGTTTGCATGCATTCTCGCGTATGTCGTTTACAACAACAAATCCAAGATCCTGGCACTGATCCTGGAGGGTCGACGCTCCCAAAACGGTCGGGGCGGTCGCCGAAAGCACACGGCCGCCTATCGCAAGCTCGATTCGAACCTGGAGGAGGCCATCATGTCGGCGCCGAGTGGTCGCACGTCCCAGATCATCTACTGA